The following are encoded in a window of Castanea sativa cultivar Marrone di Chiusa Pesio chromosome 5, ASM4071231v1 genomic DNA:
- the LOC142633827 gene encoding coniferyl alcohol acyltransferase-like has product MDMHTEIRDFPMTLSKKEVVVAAQFPNQEHWLPLSNLDMCLVPPPLDFSLYFCYTKPTCGDNWTFVSKVEVLKKALAEALVPYYALAGEIVPNSMGEPEILCNNRGVDFIEGFADIELQNLNLYRPDKTIGCKLVPKKRNGVLAVQATGFKCGGLMVACTFGHQIMDAYSASMFLISWAEIAQSKPCSSLPTFCRSLLNPRIPSSFDSTLENLYIPNTMFHPTKEPNLGANNFVSCTYIVKANIINQLQLLASTNECKRTKVECFSAFLWKIIAKSGTTDKNISKLGIVVDGRTRICCGDEEKTKILASYFGNLWSLPYGSKTVDDLIEKPLSGVANEVHGIVESAMTEHFLDLLDWVAAHRSVPSLPKIYTYGSREGPALVVSSGLRFPLSKVQFGWGRPTCVSLHFPWGGDAGYVMPLQSPSGNGDWVVYMYMLKEELELIEREAGHIFRPLTLGYFNEFEQEPLVR; this is encoded by the exons ATGGATATGCATACAGAGATAAGAGACTTCCCGATGACTCTGAGTAAGAAAGAGGTGGTGGTGGCAGCACAATTTCCAAATCAAGAGCATTGGTTACCACTATCTAATCTAGATATGTGTCTTGTGCCTCCACCATTGGATTTTAGTCTCTACTTTTGTTATACGAAGCCAACCTGTGGAGACAACTGGACATTTGTGTCAAAGGTTGAGGTTCTAAAGAAGGCCTTGGCAGAAGCTTTGGTTCCATACTACGCTCTTGCTGGTGAGATAGTTCCAAACTCCATGGGTGAACCTGAGATTCTTTGCAACAACCGTGGGGTAGATTTCATTGAAGGTTTTGCAGATATAGAACTTCAAAACCTCAACTTGTATAGACCTGATAAGACCATTGGCTGCAAACTTGTACCCAAGAAGAGGAATGGTGTGCTGGCTGTTCAG GCTACTGGGTTCAAATGTGGTGGACTTATGGTGGCATGCACTTTTGGACATCAAATAATGGACGCATACTCGGCCAGCATGTTTCTTATCTCATGGGCTGAGATTGCTCAATCTAAACCTTGCTCTTCACTACCAACATTTTGCCGATCATTGCTCAATCCTCGAATCCCTAGTTCCTTTGATTCTACGCTTGAAAACTTGTACATCCCCAACACAATGTTCCACCCAACCAAAGAGCCAAACCTAGGCGCCAATAACTTTGTTAGCTGCACGTACATTGTTAAAGCCAACATTATCAACCAACTCCAATTGCTAGCCAGCACCAATGAATGCAAAAGGACTAAAGTTGAGTGTTTCAGTGCATTCCTATGGAAAATTATTGCCAAAAGTGGTACGACTGACAAAAATATATCCAAACTGGGCATTGTTGTTGATGGAAGGACAAGAATTTGCTGTGGAGAcgaagagaaaacaaagatatTGGCTTCTTACTTTGGAAACCTGTGGTCCCTTCCCTATGGAAGCAAGACCGTAGATGATCTTATTGAAAAACCATTGAGTGGGGTAGCAAATGAAGTTCATGGAATTGTGGAAAGTGCAATGACTGAGCATTTCTTGGATTTGTTAGATTGGGTGGCGGCTCATCGTTCAGTTCCCAGTTTGCCAAAGATATATACCTATGGCAGCAGAGAAGGTCCTGCTCTTGTGGTTTCATCTGGTTTGAGGTTTCCATTATCAAAGGTGCAGTTTGGATGGGGAAGACCAACATGTGTGTCATTACATTTCCCATGGGGTGGAGATGCTGGGTATGTGATGCCACTGCAAAGCCCTTCTGGAAATGGTGATTGGGTCGTGTACATGTACATGTTGAAAGAGGAATTGGAATTGATCGAACGTGAAGCTGGTCATATATTTAGGCCTTTGACTTTGGGATACTTCAATGAATTTGAACAAGAACCTCTCGTTAGATAA